AGGGCAGCTGGAGTACAATACCAGCGAATGAGCGCGGTGAGTTTGTTTATCAGATTGGTCAGTTGATTCGTCGTGATTCACAAGAATTGGCGGAATTGGAGACATTAGATACAGGGAAAACAATCCAGGAAAGCCGTGATGATATGGCTGATATCGCGAACGTTTTTCTTTATTACGGTGGACTGGCGGATAAACATGGTGGTGAAATGGTTCCATCACCGATACCTGATAGTGAAAGTAAAATTGTTCGCGAACCGGTTGGTGTTTGTGGTCAAATCACGCCTTGGAATTATCCTTTGCTGCAAGCGGCGTGGAAGATTGCGCCTGCACTGGCAGCAGGGAACACTATTGTGGTGAAACCGAGTGAAATTACACCGTTAACGACAGGGAAAGTCTTTCAATTAATAGAAGAGGCTGGTATTCCAAAAGGTGTCGCTAACTTAGTGCTTGGTGCTGGCGCAGCTACTGGTGCAGAACTATCTGCTAATCCTCATGTTGATTTAATTTCCTTTACAGGCGGTATAGAGACTGGAAAGACCATCATGCAAGCAGCGAGTCATAATGTGAAAAAAATTGCGCTCGAACTTGGCGGGAAAAACCCCAATATTGTTTTTGCTGATGCTGATTTTGAAACAGCAGTTGATCAGGCTTTAAACGCTGTGTTTTTCCATGCTGGGCAAGTTTGTTCTGCGGGATCCAGACTTTTAGTGGAAGAAAGTATCCATGCTGATTTTGTAGAAGCCCTGATTGAACGAACCAAACGTATTA
The nucleotide sequence above comes from Oceanobacillus timonensis. Encoded proteins:
- the betB gene encoding betaine-aldehyde dehydrogenase codes for the protein MYINGEWIRAKSGQTREIINPYNQEIIATAAEGKEEDTREAIQAARKAFDEGSWSTIPANERGEFVYQIGQLIRRDSQELAELETLDTGKTIQESRDDMADIANVFLYYGGLADKHGGEMVPSPIPDSESKIVREPVGVCGQITPWNYPLLQAAWKIAPALAAGNTIVVKPSEITPLTTGKVFQLIEEAGIPKGVANLVLGAGAATGAELSANPHVDLISFTGGIETGKTIMQAASHNVKKIALELGGKNPNIVFADADFETAVDQALNAVFFHAGQVCSAGSRLLVEESIHADFVEALIERTKRIKLGNGFDERTQSGPLISAEHRAKVEQYVDIGEKEGATLAVGGQRPDDPELQNGFFYLPTIFTNCTNDMRIVQEEVFGPVLTVETFQSKEEAVNLANDTIYGLAGAVWTQDLDKADFIAARLRMGTVWINDFHPYFAQAPWGGYKQSGIGRELGQQGMEEYTEVKHIYRNKRPEPIHWFD